The DNA window TTAGTGTTTGTGCAGGTATCGTGGGTTTAAAAAGACAATCCTTCTAGACCGTAAAAGACTTGTAGAGTTGCTGGATTTGCATCAGAATGGGACACTCTCATGGAATGAGTTTGCAGTTGCTGTTGGATCGGCACATGAGAAGAGGATGGGACAGCCAACTCGACGTAAGGTTATCGCAGATAAACCAAAAGAGGAAGATTATTTTTATGCAAACCCTCAAGAGTGCCTTTGTGAGGGAGCAGATTGTGATGATTTATTAGGACCTGGTAACTGAAGTTCAATTCGGTGATTGCAACAAAACCAAGCAGATTGAGACGGTGTTCCACTTAATTTTTCTTAAGCAGTGTGGTGCACATATCACATGGCTTTCATGGCTGGACTCCCTAATCGACCCAACGTATACACACCTACCTTAAAGATTTGTAAGGAACGACCGAACAGAACCTTTGAGCGCCCATTCTGGCTATCAAAGTCACTcgctcttcaatttttttcccctgttgatatatttattcatttcttttccagCTAAAAGTTTGTTCAGGAATATGCCATATAATCCCACAGTTAAAATTTTACAACGGTAACCTTTTCTCTGATGTAATGCTTTATTAGTTGCCGAACTCTGTTTGTGAGCTAACAGAAACAATGTCAAGGATAGGCCCAGGAAGACGGTAAAGAAAGATTCTAAATGAAAGAAATGGATCTATTTCTTTCCTAATGCAAAGTGAAATAATACAGAAAAGCTGATCTCAAACACTGCACGAAGTGGCCAcctcaaatttcaaaactttcttGGCATGCAAAATGCCATCATGTttcctttaaaaacaaaaataggttATAATAACTATTTCTAAGAACACGTATCCTTTTCTGGTTGCATTTACTTGGATAAGAACTTGTAACTGATATGCATGCGAACTGCCAAGGGTGTTCTTTCCTCGCTATAGAGAACCCCATGAAGGGCATCCAGAAAGTAATGGCCTCAGTATCTTGACATTGTACtcccaaaatataatttcaccTTGCTCCCCAACGAGACCAGGACCCTTGAGCCGCCTCCTCTCTTTGTAGTATTCCAACTCATCCAATTCTGATTCCCTCTGCTTTAGAACCTCATGGATCCGCAGCACCTTCTTTTCCCCTGTTCTTATTCCAACTGCAATCTCAGGCCTTTGGGTTGAGTTCAGCTTCTCATCCTACAGTCCACTCTTGTATTCAGTTACTTCAAGCTTGTCTCCACTAATTGAACATGAAACAATCGACATTAGAATTTGGAAAGCAAGTATAACTGCTACGGAACAGGGGACAGCCGCTGTGTGCCCAGAGAAGTTGATAGCTCCGAATCGTCGTTTTGGATTGAGCTACACAATTGCAATAGATTCTGGATTATTGTTTTTGGATGACACGTGTGTGTGATCTAGTAATAGAAAtggatgattgttttttatatcattgatttttttttttgttatgatagaATTATGTTAAAGGGAGGTTTAGAATAGGTGAGCCGGTCCCAGAAATACCTTAAACCTTAACTTATGTACCGATTGTGTGCTCGAATTTGGATCATGACAGTAACCAAGAAAAACTATGAATAAAGCTCAAGTTGCTCCACAACGATATTCTTGAGCATAATGAAACAGACATAAAGAGGTGTCAGCAAACATTAGTCCTCAACCATTACAAGCTCCGTTGCCTTTAGTGACGCAGAAAACTGGTGGATGATTTATTCAAACATAACTTGGTGACCTTGTTGAATGCCAATATAAAACGGGAATGTAAATACACTGCTTTTCTATACTAATTAAGCCAGTCACATAACATGGATCGCATAATAACGAACATACAATGTGCTTATATAACCAGTTACCTCTTCAATGGAGGTATGATATCCAGAAAATAGCAGATTTCAAAGCATCTATTTTAACGATAGTGATTTTAAAAGGTGAGATGTGGAACTACTATAGCTAAATAAAGATTATATGAATGATTTAaccaatatatttataaatcaatgaaatatatttagatttaaGAGAAAGTTTGGTTACGccaaactataataataattcaagaattataattttttatttgaccgTTGAATcgcatttaaattttttcaggagtttctgaAAATTAGTTTTCTAATACTATCAAAGAAATAACTACTTTGACAATcagatttttagattttaaaaatctcacTTTAAGACTTCAGTtttgacagttttttttttaattatttttttgttttatttttattttctagtttgagGTAGGTTTCTGGcctatataaaattttataaagctTCTAAGAAGATAGactgtattattatttttctataaaaaataaaacctgaaAAGTTAAGTTCCATATAGAAAAGTTGTGGTCATATTTCAATCATATGATTAGAAGGTCTCTTTCCTAGTGAATCCTAGGAGTTGTGGGTCCCTGGTGTTTACGAGGAGACATGTTTAGCTAATTCCACAGTTCTAAAAAACAGGCTTCAACCTCAAGAATCACATGCCAGAAATCCAATTATTTTCCATTTATTGATCTCTTTGCTATTTAAAGCAAAATCGTAACTAGCACTCAACATTACTACCCATAAGTATTATGTACCCTGTTTGCTTTAAGTTGACGTGGAAAATTGACttgaagaaagaagagagagagcctACCAGGCTTGCCAGGGGGGTCAAAACAAGGTTTTGACCACGGAGACGTGAAAACGACCGTGATCTGAGAATCCCAAACGCCCTAAAGAAATCATCCGATGTTACAGGGGAAGGAAGGAGTTGCTTACGAGGGACTAggatttcttcttctacttccaGAAATTCACGCTGCAAATAGCTTTTTCACACCTAATGTTTTGCTTAACagttgggttttattttttatggtgatGAGAGAGTAATTAGTGATATAttgttggttatttttttagttttatattgaaaaaaagacagacaagagagaaaaaaaagataaaatacatgattcatacaaaataataaaaatatttttacataaaatgttttctttattaattataagtGAACTTATGAGTAATTAATAGGACTAGTAGCAAAATTTCTTGACCCTATTATATCCTTTGTCTTTTTTAgtggatatatttttaagaaatttgatAAATTCTCTTAATTCctgacttttaatttaataaatagaaCATATTTCCTTAGATCATCAAGCTAATTCTTTAAAATCACTTGTTATTagataaagtcaatttcagggTGCATTTCGAAGTCCAGTTGAGGTTCTACCTGAAGTTAGAAGACTACACACGGCAGAAAGCTTCACCAGAGGACTGctgcatgcatatatatatatatatgcatgcagCAGTCCAGTCCAGTTGAGGTTCTACCCGAAATTAGAAGACTGCACACGGCAGAAAGCTTCACCAGAAGACTGCACCCGGCAGAAAGCTTCACCAGAGGACTGCTCACCAGTACTGGACTgctgcacacacacacacacacacacacacacacacacacacacatatatcatGGATTCTATCAGAAGATGTATACCAAGTCTTAGTATAGCTGCCTCCTTTCGCAAGGTTAAAGAATGAGCGAGAGACTTTGGTCAGCCAATGTCTCTTAAATTCCCGATAGCTGAACAAGTGCTTTCTTACATTTTACCAGAAATGTCATGATAGCAAGATCAACTTagcattttttctaaaaaagaaatatccACATCACAAAACATATATAGTAATATATATCACGACGACATGGGAGTATTCTAAATTAGGTTTGATGTGCTCCTCCACTATCCCTAGGCAGGGCCATTCTTGACCGGAGAAAGAGCAGTATTCAAGGAACTATTACTTGTTCGTTCACAAGTCCGTCCATAGgcaatttttaaatttgccCTACCCAACCCATAATCTTTTTAACACTAAATTAAGCAActcaaattttctatttttagtcTCGCCGAGGCAACATCTTTTCATGACTTTTCCTTGTTGTTGTACCCCAGCTAGCTAACCAGGAAACTGCCGGAGACTATCTACTACCAACTCCTCTTTTTCCAGTGAATTAGATAATATAATCTTCCTTTATTGATAAAAAGGTTTTTATCTGATACATATCAACAAGTTCTCCTCTTTGTTTCAGTGCCTCCGGCGCTTGTTTGAAGAGAAAGATCCGATGCAAGGATACAACGGATTGAAGTATTTTTTGACAATAGTAGCTGTTTGTTTGAGGACAGCTTACAGCATTAACAAGGGGAATGGTTGGAGAGCAATAGCATGGGTTTTCTCATCCATTGCAGCAATCATTGGCACATATTGGGATCTTGTTTTTGACTGGGAGCTTCTTCAGCGCCATTCTAAGAATAGATGGCTGAGAGACAAACTCCTTCTCCCTcacaaatcaatatattttggaGCCATGGTTAGTAGCAAAAGGaggaaccagaaaaaaaaaatacctacaGTTGATAAATCCTAACTTCCCATAAAACTATATCAATCCTAAAAGGAACATTCATTTGATTTACAGGTCTTGAATATATTGCTGAGATTTGCTTGGCTGCAAACAGTATTGAACTTCAGGGTTACTTCCTTGAACAAAGAAACAATGATTACCCTTGTGGCCAGCCTCGAGATCATTCGCCGTGGCATGTGGAATTTCTTTAGGTaacataaattttagttttgagaAGTTCAAGATCCTTAATTATCAAGAAactcttcaattttttgttgAACTGTCAGGTTGGAAAATGAACATTTGAACAACGTTGGAAAATATCGAGCATTCAAGTTTGTGCCTTTACCTTTCAACAATGTGGAAGATGATGACCACGATGACTAAGCTTTGGCACAACATTTGACAAAGCTGGAGGCAATAAAGAAATGAGAGCCATTGCACATGTTTTTGACAATGGAAACGGCaagatttttgacaaaaaaaaaaaaaaaaactagtggcAACAGAGGAATCTAGATTGTAAATTTTTGCATCGCACTATTATCTTTCTATTTTACTTCTAAGCAAGTCCAAAATTATAAAGCAACGCCGTCCATGTTTCTCCAAATGATATTTTCAGTCCTTTTTATCATTCTTGTCAGataaaaggattttatttttttaagtcatcgcactattatgtttttttattctgatcCAAGTTAGAAGTTTGGACTTTGGAAAGTTTGTCTAGGTTGAtataagtatttatttattttttttaaattgatttttttttaatttaattttttaatattaaacttaagAATTACTTACACAACCGTCATATAACCTTTCCATAGACATAGGTGATTTTCATATGGAATTTTCTTACGGGTCAGTTCAGTGTATATGTCTTATAACAATCatttacatattaattttagatgttttttataCCTCATCTTATAAAAACAACTACTtcctttcataaataaataaaatataatatatatcagtctttataactaataaatattcaatatttaaaaagaacatCAACCATGAATATTTTAAGAACAATGCTTTAAtgtaatgaaaatattataattataacaactttataattttttcttccaaaGTATATTTATCAcatgaactttatctttactctagatttataaatcaaatattaaatttattaatctaatattatataaatattaaaaataaattaaaattttattaaaaataaatatatatttacatgaatataataataacatatataattaactGATTAGTATTAGACTAACATGAGCTCTCCTTTATGAGATCTGCGGATAAAACAAGATCTCTCCCAATATTCTTTTTAAGACCATTATAATCCATGGAAGCACCAGTCCACCTTTCCGAACTTCATCTTTCCCTCATCTCTTCCAGATTCACCTTCACTATATATGcctttgttaattattattactatctgTATCCAAGAGATTAATACTGCATGTTTACTTTCggcaaaacaaaagaatagaCTGGGATTATCTTTTAGCATTAATTAGGAAGGctaaaaataaagcaaacacTTACATTAATTACTCAAAGGTTGCCAAAATGACTTCATGAAGACTATTTTAGTATAATTGATTATAAttaccttcttttttctttgaataaacAAGACGACAAAGCCAGAAGGAATTTTCAGAGACTCGGCAACCCACATTTCCATTGAAGATTTGTTACTTGTGTCCGTCTCTCTCCCCTTCTTGCAGAGGTGGTGTCATCTCATAATGTGCCCTCTGAGATATGCACTCTGCTTCCAGTTAGTTAcgctaaaactaaaataaagaaGCCGATGCTCCTAATACCAATGCACTCGTCTAGTTTCGAGCAATCAGACCCTTGATTTTGACGTTTGATTTGACGCCTCTCAATTGATTGGCTGTAACGGAATTACGATGTAAATGTAGTCTGATTCCAGCCAGTGGCGTCACACGAGCATTTCGTGCATCGCTTGGGAGGTGAAACGTCTCTTGGGGCTGGAGGGAGAAAGAAGTGAATGTGGTCGTGCAATCAGCATTTTATGAAACTGAGAAATATTTCTTGTACACAtttcttgtgttgtgtgtgcTAACCTAATCACCTGTTCGTTGGTCGGAATGCCGATGGAGCTAGCTAATTAACTTGGGTAAATATGGGAAGCTTTCTAATTCCTTTTTCATCAACAACATTCAACTTAACGTATAGGCACAAACATGATGCAATAATCCAAATAATGAAGGCACGAACTAAACTGAAGACTGCCTGttcctaaaagaaaagaaatacaaGCAACGCACATGCATTACCCAGATTGTTCAATGATTTCGCTCACCATTCTTCCCCCTGTCTCCACTGCAACAGTAGAAGTGTGGCAGCTTAACTTGACCACAACTCCTGCAACCAAACAATCAATTACAGAACATCATTTAGAAGGCACTGGTATATTCTGTGCTCATAGGCCAATATTCAAGGAGCTGGAATCAAACACAAATATAATCCTCAATTTTAGAAACAGTAATTATAAGATTTAACAACAGGTTTGAAATTGAATTCCGGGTAACATACGAGATTCAAATGCACTTAAAAATATCAGATGGCCAAATGAATTCATTCACTACCATGTACTCA is part of the Populus alba chromosome 10, ASM523922v2, whole genome shotgun sequence genome and encodes:
- the LOC118043014 gene encoding phosphate transporter PHO1 homolog 3 is translated as MQGYNGLKYFLTIVAVCLRTAYSINKGNGWRAIAWVFSSIAAIIGTYWDLVFDWELLQRHSKNRWLRDKLLLPHKSIYFGAMVLNILLRFAWLQTVLNFRVTSLNKETMITLVASLEIIRRGMWNFFRLENEHLNNVGKYRAFKFVPLPFNNVEDDDHDD